The following are encoded in a window of Struthio camelus isolate bStrCam1 chromosome Z, bStrCam1.hap1, whole genome shotgun sequence genomic DNA:
- the LOC138064465 gene encoding disabled homolog 2-like isoform X2: MSTEAETTTISSQPEQQALPKTQPSKKEKKKGSEKTDESLLARFKSDGVRYKAKLIGIDDVPEARGDKMSQDSMMKLKGMAVAARSQGQHKQKIWVNISLSGIKIIDEKTGVIEHEHPVNKISFIARDVTDNRAFGYICGGEGQHQFFAIKTAQQAEPLVVDLKDLFQLIYNMKKKEEEDKKKSEEVNKTENGSEALPADQADKLKLGVDQMDLFGDMSTPPDVSSPTETKEILLVDLNSEIETKQTFTKEDLFLNGITTSLPQPKPQPPFLPETSFSANLSFFPTPNPDPFSDDPFAQPDQSAQPSFDSLKSADQKKESLSTLTPVGNGASNGDIDYFGKQFDQISNRTGKREALTSQWPFESKPPAARTPNGVPEREQNGFLKAPSNLFVEGSSKGVSLQNGVKLDSESNIQLMSHESITISPPPQSTKPGRGRRSVKTASSDLFSSDLFAPTTESLGLTSVAQPGTVPTSPLDLFKTSPTTAPPLAGLGGLPVTSSPWSAQTSAFTQAASVFPGSMMPAQPTGFTQPLAFGTQAVSSWNQPASFGPAPSQSPGLWAQPAQVPSTSWAQPAGAVNPFQSSVFPPSTLPAQTPSVLPSMSTTTSPPQPPPRTAPQKELSKKESDAFIALDPLGDREMKDVKEMFKDFQLTKPPAVPARRGEQQSLSEPPKPVPRQSALPADGLFESQPKTDVFSTSSESQKPPSGPFGDPFGNPFA, from the exons ATGTCTACTGAAGCTGAAACCACTACTATCAGCAGCCAGCCTGAGCAGCAGGCTCTACCGAAAACACAgccttcaaagaaggaaaaaaagaaag GATCAGAAAAGACAGATGAATCTCTCCTGGCTAGATTCAAAAGTGATGGTGTAAGATACAAAGCTAAACTAATTGGCATTGATGATGTCCCAGAAGCAAGAGGAGACAAAATGAGTCAGGATTCAATGATGAAGCTGAAG GGAATGGCAGTGGCAGCCCGTTCCCAGGGTCAGCACAAACAGAAGATCTGGGTGAACATCTCCCTCTCTGGTATCAAGATAATAGATGAGAAAACCGGG GTCATAGAGCATGAGCATCCAGTGAACAAAATCTCCTTTATTGCTCGGGATGTAACAGACAATCGTGCCTTTGGCTATATTTGTGGAGGAGAAGGCCAGCACCAATTTTTTGCCATAAAAACAGCACAACAG GCTGAGCCTCTAGTTGTTGATCTTAAGGACCTCTTCCAGCTAATatataatatgaagaaaaaagaggaggaagacaagAAAAAG agtGAAGAAGTCAATAAGACTGAG AATGGTAGTGAAGCACTACCTGCTGATCAAGCTGACAAACTGAAACTG GGAGTTGACCAGATGGACTTGTTTGGGGATATGTCCACGCCTCCTGATGTGAGCAGTCCCACG GAAACTAAAGAGATTCTGTTAGTGGATCTAAACTCTGAAATTGAGACCAAACAGACTTTTACAAAAGAGGATCTCTTCTTGAATGGCATCACAACCTCTCTTCCACAACCAAAGCCACAGCCACCTTTCTTGCctgaaacttctttttctgcCAATCTCAGCTTCTTTCCCACACCTAATCCAGACCCTTTCAGTGATGATCCTTTCGCACAACCAGACCAATCTGCACAGCCTTCATTTGATTCTCTAAAATCTGCTGATCAGAAGAAGGAAAGTCTGAGTACCTTGACACCGGTGGGTAATGGTGCTTCAAATGGTGATATTGACTACTTTGGTAAACAGTTTGACCAGATTTCTAATAGAACTGGCAAACGAGAAGCACTCACAAGCCAGTGGCCATTTGAGAGTAAGCCGCCTGCAGCAAGAACCCCAAATGGGGTACCAGAGAGAGAACAGAATGGCTTTCTTAAAGCCCCATCAAACCTGTTTGTGGAAGGGTCTTCCAAAGGAGTATCTCTGCAGAATGGAGTAAAGCTGGATTCTGAAAGCAATATCCAGCTCATGTCACATGAGTCTATAACAATTAGCCCACCACCACAAAGTaccaagccaggaagaggaaggaggtcTGTCAAG ACTGCATCAAGTGACTTGTTTAGTTCAGACTTGTTTGCACCAACTACAGAGAGCCTTGGTTTGACTTCAGTGGCACAGCCAGGAACTGTGCCAACTAGCCCACTGGACCTCTTCAAAACAAGTCCTACCACAGCGCCTCCACTGGCTGGTCTAG GTGGCTTGCCAGTAACTTCATCCCCATGGAGTGCACAGACCTCTGCCTTCACTCAGGCTGCATCAGTCTTTCCTGGATCTATGATGCCTGCTCAGCCTACAGGATTTACTCAACCACTTGCCTTTGGTACTCAAGCAGTGTCAAGCTGGAACCAGCCAGCATCTTTTGGTCCAGCACCCTCTCAGTCCCCTGGTCTGTGGGCACAGCCAGCACAAGTTCCATCTACTTCATGGGCACAGCCAGCTGGTGCTGTAAATCCCTTCCAGAGTAGCGTATTCCCACCTTCAACACTACCTGCTCAGACACCATCTGTACTGCCTTCCATGTCAACAACTACTAGCCCGCCTCAGCCACCACCTAGAACTGCACCTCAGAAGGAGCTATCCAAGAAAGAGAGTGATGCCTTTATTGCTCTGGATCCACTTGGTGATAGAGAGATGAAGGATGTCAAGGAAATGTTCAAAGACTTCCAGCTGACAAAGCCACCTGCAGTACCAgcaaggagaggagagcagcaaaGCCTTTCAG AACCTCCAAAGCCTGTTCCCCGACAGAGCGCTCTGCCAGCTGATGGCCTGTTTGAAAGTCAACCTAAAACGGACgttttcagcacctcctct GAATCTCAGAAACCGCCTTCCGGTCCATTTGGTGATCCTTTTGGCAACCCATTTGCATAG
- the LOC138064465 gene encoding disabled homolog 2-like isoform X3 has product MSTEAETTTISSQPEQQALPKTQPSKKEKKKGSEKTDESLLARFKSDGVRYKAKLIGIDDVPEARGDKMSQDSMMKLKGMAVAARSQGQHKQKIWVNISLSGIKIIDEKTGVIEHEHPVNKISFIARDVTDNRAFGYICGGEGQHQFFAIKTAQQAEPLVVDLKDLFQLIYNMKKKEEEDKKKSEEVNKTENGSEALPADQADKLKLGVDQMDLFGDMSTPPDVSSPTETKEILLVDLNSEIETKQTFTKEDLFLNGITTSLPQPKPQPPFLPETSFSANLSFFPTPNPDPFSDDPFAQPDQSAQPSFDSLKSADQKKESLSTLTPTASSDLFSSDLFAPTTESLGLTSVAQPGTVPTSPLDLFKTSPTTAPPLAGLGGLPVTSSPWSAQTSAFTQAASVFPGSMMPAQPTGFTQPLAFGTQAVSSWNQPASFGPAPSQSPGLWAQPAQVPSTSWAQPAGAVNPFQSSVFPPSTLPAQTPSVLPSMSTTTSPPQPPPRTAPQKELSKKESDAFIALDPLGDREMKDVKEMFKDFQLTKPPAVPARRGEQQSLSEPPKPVPRQSALPADGLFESQPKTDVFSTSSKESQKPPSGPFGDPFGNPFA; this is encoded by the exons ATGTCTACTGAAGCTGAAACCACTACTATCAGCAGCCAGCCTGAGCAGCAGGCTCTACCGAAAACACAgccttcaaagaaggaaaaaaagaaag GATCAGAAAAGACAGATGAATCTCTCCTGGCTAGATTCAAAAGTGATGGTGTAAGATACAAAGCTAAACTAATTGGCATTGATGATGTCCCAGAAGCAAGAGGAGACAAAATGAGTCAGGATTCAATGATGAAGCTGAAG GGAATGGCAGTGGCAGCCCGTTCCCAGGGTCAGCACAAACAGAAGATCTGGGTGAACATCTCCCTCTCTGGTATCAAGATAATAGATGAGAAAACCGGG GTCATAGAGCATGAGCATCCAGTGAACAAAATCTCCTTTATTGCTCGGGATGTAACAGACAATCGTGCCTTTGGCTATATTTGTGGAGGAGAAGGCCAGCACCAATTTTTTGCCATAAAAACAGCACAACAG GCTGAGCCTCTAGTTGTTGATCTTAAGGACCTCTTCCAGCTAATatataatatgaagaaaaaagaggaggaagacaagAAAAAG agtGAAGAAGTCAATAAGACTGAG AATGGTAGTGAAGCACTACCTGCTGATCAAGCTGACAAACTGAAACTG GGAGTTGACCAGATGGACTTGTTTGGGGATATGTCCACGCCTCCTGATGTGAGCAGTCCCACG GAAACTAAAGAGATTCTGTTAGTGGATCTAAACTCTGAAATTGAGACCAAACAGACTTTTACAAAAGAGGATCTCTTCTTGAATGGCATCACAACCTCTCTTCCACAACCAAAGCCACAGCCACCTTTCTTGCctgaaacttctttttctgcCAATCTCAGCTTCTTTCCCACACCTAATCCAGACCCTTTCAGTGATGATCCTTTCGCACAACCAGACCAATCTGCACAGCCTTCATTTGATTCTCTAAAATCTGCTGATCAGAAGAAGGAAAGTCTGAGTACCTTGACACCG ACTGCATCAAGTGACTTGTTTAGTTCAGACTTGTTTGCACCAACTACAGAGAGCCTTGGTTTGACTTCAGTGGCACAGCCAGGAACTGTGCCAACTAGCCCACTGGACCTCTTCAAAACAAGTCCTACCACAGCGCCTCCACTGGCTGGTCTAG GTGGCTTGCCAGTAACTTCATCCCCATGGAGTGCACAGACCTCTGCCTTCACTCAGGCTGCATCAGTCTTTCCTGGATCTATGATGCCTGCTCAGCCTACAGGATTTACTCAACCACTTGCCTTTGGTACTCAAGCAGTGTCAAGCTGGAACCAGCCAGCATCTTTTGGTCCAGCACCCTCTCAGTCCCCTGGTCTGTGGGCACAGCCAGCACAAGTTCCATCTACTTCATGGGCACAGCCAGCTGGTGCTGTAAATCCCTTCCAGAGTAGCGTATTCCCACCTTCAACACTACCTGCTCAGACACCATCTGTACTGCCTTCCATGTCAACAACTACTAGCCCGCCTCAGCCACCACCTAGAACTGCACCTCAGAAGGAGCTATCCAAGAAAGAGAGTGATGCCTTTATTGCTCTGGATCCACTTGGTGATAGAGAGATGAAGGATGTCAAGGAAATGTTCAAAGACTTCCAGCTGACAAAGCCACCTGCAGTACCAgcaaggagaggagagcagcaaaGCCTTTCAG AACCTCCAAAGCCTGTTCCCCGACAGAGCGCTCTGCCAGCTGATGGCCTGTTTGAAAGTCAACCTAAAACGGACgttttcagcacctcctct AAGGAATCTCAGAAACCGCCTTCCGGTCCATTTGGTGATCCTTTTGGCAACCCATTTGCATAG
- the LOC138064465 gene encoding disabled homolog 2-like isoform X1, whose amino-acid sequence MSTEAETTTISSQPEQQALPKTQPSKKEKKKGSEKTDESLLARFKSDGVRYKAKLIGIDDVPEARGDKMSQDSMMKLKGMAVAARSQGQHKQKIWVNISLSGIKIIDEKTGVIEHEHPVNKISFIARDVTDNRAFGYICGGEGQHQFFAIKTAQQAEPLVVDLKDLFQLIYNMKKKEEEDKKKSEEVNKTENGSEALPADQADKLKLGVDQMDLFGDMSTPPDVSSPTETKEILLVDLNSEIETKQTFTKEDLFLNGITTSLPQPKPQPPFLPETSFSANLSFFPTPNPDPFSDDPFAQPDQSAQPSFDSLKSADQKKESLSTLTPVGNGASNGDIDYFGKQFDQISNRTGKREALTSQWPFESKPPAARTPNGVPEREQNGFLKAPSNLFVEGSSKGVSLQNGVKLDSESNIQLMSHESITISPPPQSTKPGRGRRSVKTASSDLFSSDLFAPTTESLGLTSVAQPGTVPTSPLDLFKTSPTTAPPLAGLGGLPVTSSPWSAQTSAFTQAASVFPGSMMPAQPTGFTQPLAFGTQAVSSWNQPASFGPAPSQSPGLWAQPAQVPSTSWAQPAGAVNPFQSSVFPPSTLPAQTPSVLPSMSTTTSPPQPPPRTAPQKELSKKESDAFIALDPLGDREMKDVKEMFKDFQLTKPPAVPARRGEQQSLSEPPKPVPRQSALPADGLFESQPKTDVFSTSSKESQKPPSGPFGDPFGNPFA is encoded by the exons ATGTCTACTGAAGCTGAAACCACTACTATCAGCAGCCAGCCTGAGCAGCAGGCTCTACCGAAAACACAgccttcaaagaaggaaaaaaagaaag GATCAGAAAAGACAGATGAATCTCTCCTGGCTAGATTCAAAAGTGATGGTGTAAGATACAAAGCTAAACTAATTGGCATTGATGATGTCCCAGAAGCAAGAGGAGACAAAATGAGTCAGGATTCAATGATGAAGCTGAAG GGAATGGCAGTGGCAGCCCGTTCCCAGGGTCAGCACAAACAGAAGATCTGGGTGAACATCTCCCTCTCTGGTATCAAGATAATAGATGAGAAAACCGGG GTCATAGAGCATGAGCATCCAGTGAACAAAATCTCCTTTATTGCTCGGGATGTAACAGACAATCGTGCCTTTGGCTATATTTGTGGAGGAGAAGGCCAGCACCAATTTTTTGCCATAAAAACAGCACAACAG GCTGAGCCTCTAGTTGTTGATCTTAAGGACCTCTTCCAGCTAATatataatatgaagaaaaaagaggaggaagacaagAAAAAG agtGAAGAAGTCAATAAGACTGAG AATGGTAGTGAAGCACTACCTGCTGATCAAGCTGACAAACTGAAACTG GGAGTTGACCAGATGGACTTGTTTGGGGATATGTCCACGCCTCCTGATGTGAGCAGTCCCACG GAAACTAAAGAGATTCTGTTAGTGGATCTAAACTCTGAAATTGAGACCAAACAGACTTTTACAAAAGAGGATCTCTTCTTGAATGGCATCACAACCTCTCTTCCACAACCAAAGCCACAGCCACCTTTCTTGCctgaaacttctttttctgcCAATCTCAGCTTCTTTCCCACACCTAATCCAGACCCTTTCAGTGATGATCCTTTCGCACAACCAGACCAATCTGCACAGCCTTCATTTGATTCTCTAAAATCTGCTGATCAGAAGAAGGAAAGTCTGAGTACCTTGACACCGGTGGGTAATGGTGCTTCAAATGGTGATATTGACTACTTTGGTAAACAGTTTGACCAGATTTCTAATAGAACTGGCAAACGAGAAGCACTCACAAGCCAGTGGCCATTTGAGAGTAAGCCGCCTGCAGCAAGAACCCCAAATGGGGTACCAGAGAGAGAACAGAATGGCTTTCTTAAAGCCCCATCAAACCTGTTTGTGGAAGGGTCTTCCAAAGGAGTATCTCTGCAGAATGGAGTAAAGCTGGATTCTGAAAGCAATATCCAGCTCATGTCACATGAGTCTATAACAATTAGCCCACCACCACAAAGTaccaagccaggaagaggaaggaggtcTGTCAAG ACTGCATCAAGTGACTTGTTTAGTTCAGACTTGTTTGCACCAACTACAGAGAGCCTTGGTTTGACTTCAGTGGCACAGCCAGGAACTGTGCCAACTAGCCCACTGGACCTCTTCAAAACAAGTCCTACCACAGCGCCTCCACTGGCTGGTCTAG GTGGCTTGCCAGTAACTTCATCCCCATGGAGTGCACAGACCTCTGCCTTCACTCAGGCTGCATCAGTCTTTCCTGGATCTATGATGCCTGCTCAGCCTACAGGATTTACTCAACCACTTGCCTTTGGTACTCAAGCAGTGTCAAGCTGGAACCAGCCAGCATCTTTTGGTCCAGCACCCTCTCAGTCCCCTGGTCTGTGGGCACAGCCAGCACAAGTTCCATCTACTTCATGGGCACAGCCAGCTGGTGCTGTAAATCCCTTCCAGAGTAGCGTATTCCCACCTTCAACACTACCTGCTCAGACACCATCTGTACTGCCTTCCATGTCAACAACTACTAGCCCGCCTCAGCCACCACCTAGAACTGCACCTCAGAAGGAGCTATCCAAGAAAGAGAGTGATGCCTTTATTGCTCTGGATCCACTTGGTGATAGAGAGATGAAGGATGTCAAGGAAATGTTCAAAGACTTCCAGCTGACAAAGCCACCTGCAGTACCAgcaaggagaggagagcagcaaaGCCTTTCAG AACCTCCAAAGCCTGTTCCCCGACAGAGCGCTCTGCCAGCTGATGGCCTGTTTGAAAGTCAACCTAAAACGGACgttttcagcacctcctct AAGGAATCTCAGAAACCGCCTTCCGGTCCATTTGGTGATCCTTTTGGCAACCCATTTGCATAG